Proteins from a genomic interval of Blastocatellia bacterium:
- a CDS encoding Uma2 family endonuclease — MATQTASYYDIVSRLPADTVVTFHDVSWQEYEELLEQVSEASGLRISYDDGMLTVMTLSTEHENYARFIERLVNVISLRRRINIRFFGSATMKTAKGHKGLEPDACFYVQTADRLGTRLELDFEVDPPPDIAVEIDVHHDSTFKLPIYAALGVPEVWRYDGKELTIYLLRGEGYEVSAQSQALALLTSQVLTEFLARLREEGELQALLAFDEWLQSGQL, encoded by the coding sequence ATGGCAACACAGACCGCGAGCTATTATGACATCGTCAGCCGATTGCCTGCCGACACGGTGGTGACTTTTCATGATGTCAGTTGGCAAGAGTACGAAGAACTGCTTGAGCAAGTCAGCGAAGCCAGCGGGCTGCGCATTAGTTACGATGATGGAATGTTGACCGTTATGACCCTCTCGACGGAACATGAAAATTACGCGCGGTTTATTGAACGCTTGGTTAATGTCATTAGCCTCCGTCGCCGCATCAATATCCGCTTCTTCGGTTCGGCGACGATGAAGACGGCGAAGGGACACAAAGGACTGGAGCCAGATGCCTGCTTCTATGTGCAGACGGCTGACCGACTGGGCACTCGGCTGGAGCTGGACTTCGAGGTGGATCCGCCGCCGGACATTGCTGTGGAAATTGATGTGCATCACGATTCCACGTTCAAGCTGCCGATCTATGCGGCATTGGGTGTGCCGGAAGTTTGGCGCTACGATGGGAAGGAGCTGACGATCTACCTGCTCCGCGGGGAGGGCTATGAGGTTTCGGCGCAGAGTCAGGCCTTGGCGCTTTTGACGAGCCAGGTGTTGACCGAGTTTCTCGCTCGCCTCCGCGAAGAAGGCGAACTCCAGGCCCTGCTCGCTTTCGATGAGTGGCTGCAATCTGGCCAACTGTAA
- a CDS encoding winged helix-turn-helix domain-containing protein codes for MPRNDLELALEKTLQQALTLRRTLRARIAEAENELRALRRRAVEVDRIIEHTQAALRSPTDQAESHAAEPTESTSVSTAQQPYEQVLMPRRHYEKPPLQTNIEPTSFRFRDLTITQAATIVLREAGGPLHVNAIFNKLLENGFEFRGDHPTISLAVSLNRCKRFRKVAPSTFDLVIRDVPVQRATGA; via the coding sequence GTGCCAAGAAACGACTTAGAACTTGCTTTAGAAAAAACGTTGCAGCAAGCGCTGACGCTGCGCCGGACGCTGCGCGCTAGGATTGCCGAAGCAGAAAATGAACTTCGCGCCTTGCGTCGTCGCGCGGTGGAAGTAGACAGAATCATTGAGCATACTCAAGCCGCGCTGCGTTCCCCAACCGACCAGGCTGAGTCCCATGCCGCTGAGCCAACGGAATCAACATCGGTCTCAACGGCGCAACAACCTTACGAACAAGTTCTCATGCCGCGCCGGCACTACGAAAAGCCTCCGCTTCAAACGAATATCGAGCCGACGAGCTTTCGCTTCCGCGACCTGACGATCACTCAGGCAGCCACCATCGTGTTGCGTGAAGCCGGCGGGCCGCTCCACGTCAATGCAATCTTCAATAAGCTGCTTGAGAATGGTTTTGAATTCCGCGGCGATCATCCGACCATCTCACTGGCAGTGAGCCTCAACCGCTGCAAGCGATTCCGCAAAGTGGCTCCTTCCACCTTTGATCTTGTCATCCGTGACGTGCCCGTCCAACGAGCGACCGGCGCCTAA
- a CDS encoding EamA family transporter: MTISTPTTSRLLILAAAVLFSTGGAAVKATTLSNWQVAGFRSAIAALMLFALMPTARGRWTWPMLFLGSAYAATLILFVSATKLTTAANTIFLQSTSPLYVLLLSPWLLKEPIHRRDLALMLIMGVGLGLCFIGIEPPVVTAPDPARGNVLAVGSGICWAITLTGLRWLTRRNSQNAGIAATAVVVGNVIAFVVCLPFALPVSSSTTSDWLIVAYLGIFQIGLAYVFLTSAIRHLPALEVSLLLLIEPVLNPLATWIVHREVPSGWSLIGGGIILLGTILNTLAKATAQSTMTKEKEAI, translated from the coding sequence GTGACAATCAGCACGCCCACAACATCTCGACTTTTGATTCTGGCTGCTGCTGTCTTATTTTCCACAGGCGGCGCAGCCGTGAAGGCAACAACATTGTCGAACTGGCAAGTGGCCGGGTTCCGCTCAGCGATTGCCGCGCTGATGCTCTTTGCGCTGATGCCGACAGCGCGTGGACGATGGACATGGCCAATGTTGTTTCTCGGTTCAGCCTACGCGGCGACGCTCATTCTCTTTGTCTCGGCCACCAAACTGACCACGGCAGCCAATACGATCTTTCTTCAGTCCACGTCTCCGCTGTATGTGCTGTTGCTTTCGCCCTGGCTCCTGAAAGAACCGATACATCGGCGTGATCTGGCGCTCATGCTCATCATGGGGGTGGGGCTGGGACTGTGTTTCATCGGTATTGAACCGCCAGTGGTGACGGCGCCCGATCCGGCGCGGGGTAATGTGTTGGCGGTTGGCAGTGGCATCTGTTGGGCTATAACGCTGACGGGTCTGCGATGGCTCACGCGACGCAACAGCCAGAACGCAGGCATCGCAGCCACAGCCGTCGTCGTCGGCAACGTGATCGCGTTTGTCGTTTGTCTTCCTTTTGCATTACCCGTTTCTTCCAGCACCACTAGCGACTGGCTGATCGTTGCTTATCTTGGCATTTTCCAAATCGGCTTGGCGTATGTCTTTTTGACAAGCGCCATTCGTCATCTGCCGGCCTTGGAAGTCTCTTTGCTGTTGTTGATCGAGCCGGTGCTCAATCCCCTGGCAACATGGATCGTGCATCGAGAGGTGCCGAGCGGCTGGTCACTGATCGGAGGCGGGATCATTCTGCTGGGCACAATACTGAACACGCTGGCCAAGGCTACAGCGCAGAGTACAATGACGAAGGAGAAAGAGGCAATATGA